The Candidatus Zixiibacteriota bacterium genome window below encodes:
- a CDS encoding cytochrome c gives MKTSCGNIKIFSAAVCALLLAMAGCGRGLPFEKPPSTIDRGMSKQPKYRPQAEGDFFPDKSTMRMPVPSTVAREELRRDDSYYQGKDSLGNFVRKAPVALTMQILKRGRERFDIYCSPCHSRLGDGKGIMINRGYLPPPSYHTDRLRQIEKGYIFDVISNGIRNMPAYRHQVPVADRWAIVLYLRALQRSQKAGLNDIPEELRQGIK, from the coding sequence ATGAAAACATCATGCGGAAATATTAAGATTTTTTCGGCGGCAGTCTGCGCGCTCCTTTTGGCGATGGCCGGATGCGGTCGGGGACTACCCTTTGAAAAACCGCCGTCAACTATCGACCGCGGTATGAGTAAGCAACCCAAATACAGACCGCAGGCGGAGGGGGACTTTTTCCCCGATAAATCGACTATGCGGATGCCGGTTCCGAGCACGGTGGCGCGAGAGGAATTGCGCCGGGACGACAGCTATTATCAGGGGAAGGATTCACTGGGCAATTTTGTCCGCAAGGCCCCCGTGGCTCTGACCATGCAGATTTTAAAGAGGGGAAGGGAAAGGTTTGACATTTACTGTTCGCCCTGTCACAGCCGCCTCGGTGACGGCAAGGGGATTATGATTAATCGCGGGTATCTTCCGCCCCCCAGTTATCATACCGACCGGCTGCGGCAGATAGAAAAAGGTTATATTTTTGATGTTATCAGCAACGGTATCCGCAATATGCCCGCGTACCGGCATCAGGTGCCGGTGGCCGACCGCTGGGCAATCGTACTGTACTTAAGGGCGCTGCAGAGAAGTCAGAAGGCTGGCCTGAATGATATCCCCGAAGAGTTGCGGCAGGGTATCAAGTAG
- a CDS encoding DUF3341 domain-containing protein, producing the protein MLGIPKKTDCILARFSDPAALLEAGRKIREAGYRKFDCHSPFPIHGMDQAMGLTLSPIGWIAGLCALVGGTGGIALQWYASTISYPLVISGKPFFSFQAYVPVTFALAVLGAAFGSVFGMFFLNRLPRWHHPLFQSEGFRKFSDDAFFVSIEADDPLYDAIKTAYFLESIGGMNLEVLKDE; encoded by the coding sequence GTGCTGGGGATACCGAAAAAAACCGATTGTATTCTGGCCCGGTTTTCCGACCCGGCGGCTCTTCTTGAGGCGGGGCGCAAAATCCGCGAGGCCGGTTACAGGAAGTTTGACTGTCATTCGCCGTTTCCCATCCATGGCATGGATCAGGCGATGGGTTTGACACTGTCCCCGATAGGATGGATCGCCGGGCTTTGCGCTCTGGTCGGGGGCACCGGCGGGATTGCTCTTCAATGGTACGCCAGTACCATCAGTTATCCGCTGGTCATTTCAGGGAAACCGTTTTTCAGTTTTCAGGCGTATGTTCCGGTCACTTTTGCCCTGGCCGTACTGGGGGCGGCTTTCGGAAGCGTGTTCGGCATGTTTTTTCTTAACCGTCTCCCCCGGTGGCACCATCCGCTGTTTCAGTCGGAGGGATTCAGGAAATTTTCGGATGATGCCTTTTTTGTTTCCATTGAAGCCGATGATCCGCTGTATGATGCGATCAAAACCGCATATTTCCTGGAATCAATCGGCGGCATGAATCTGGAGGTTCTCAAAGACGAATGA